From Streptomyces asiaticus, one genomic window encodes:
- the ffh gene encoding signal recognition particle protein, translating into MFDTLSDRLAATFKNLRGKGRLSEADIDATAREIRIALLEADVALPVVRAFIKQVKERSLGAEVSQALNPAQQVIKIVNEELVGILGGDARRLRFAKQPPTVIMLAGLQGAGKTTLAGKLGRWLKGQGHTPLLVACDLQRPNAVNQLSVVAERAGVAVFAPEPGNGVGDPVKVAQDSIEFARTKQHDVVIVDTAGRLGIDEELMRQAADIRDAVRPDEVLFVVDAMIGQDAVNTAEAFRDGVGFDGVVLSKLDGDARGGAALSIAHVTGRQIMFASNGEKLDDFDAFHPDRMASRILGMGDMLSLIEKAEQTFSQQEAEKMAAKLAKGPKEFTLDDFLAQMEQVRKMGSISKLLGMLPGMGQMKDQINNLDERDVDRTAAIIKSMTPGERQDPTIINGSRRARIARGSGVEVSAVKNLVERFFDARKMMSKMAQGGMPGMPGMPGMPGMGGANKRKGKQQKKAKGKQRSGNPMKRKAEEQAAAARREQGGAFGLPNGDQGGQDFELPDEFKKFMG; encoded by the coding sequence GTGTTCGATACCCTCTCCGATCGCCTCGCAGCGACTTTCAAGAACCTCCGGGGCAAGGGACGCCTCAGCGAGGCGGACATCGACGCCACGGCACGCGAGATCCGGATCGCCCTGCTCGAAGCCGACGTGGCGCTGCCCGTCGTCCGGGCGTTCATCAAGCAGGTCAAGGAGCGCAGCCTCGGCGCGGAGGTCTCCCAGGCGCTCAACCCCGCCCAGCAGGTCATCAAGATTGTCAACGAGGAGCTCGTCGGCATCCTCGGTGGCGACGCCCGGCGCCTCCGCTTCGCCAAGCAGCCGCCGACCGTGATCATGCTCGCGGGTCTCCAGGGCGCCGGTAAGACCACGCTCGCCGGAAAGCTCGGCCGCTGGCTGAAGGGCCAGGGCCACACCCCGCTGCTCGTCGCCTGTGACCTCCAGCGCCCCAACGCCGTCAACCAGCTCTCGGTGGTCGCGGAGCGGGCCGGTGTCGCCGTCTTCGCCCCCGAGCCGGGCAACGGCGTCGGCGACCCGGTGAAGGTGGCGCAGGACTCGATCGAGTTCGCCCGCACCAAGCAGCACGACGTCGTGATCGTCGACACCGCGGGCCGCCTCGGCATCGACGAGGAGCTGATGCGGCAGGCCGCCGACATCCGCGACGCGGTCCGCCCGGACGAGGTCCTCTTCGTCGTCGACGCGATGATCGGCCAGGACGCGGTGAACACCGCGGAGGCGTTCCGCGACGGCGTCGGCTTCGACGGTGTGGTGCTCTCCAAGCTGGACGGCGACGCGCGCGGCGGTGCCGCGCTGTCCATCGCGCATGTCACCGGCCGCCAGATCATGTTCGCCTCCAACGGCGAGAAGCTGGACGACTTCGACGCGTTCCACCCGGACCGCATGGCGTCCCGCATCCTCGGCATGGGCGACATGCTCAGCCTGATCGAGAAGGCCGAGCAGACCTTCAGCCAGCAAGAGGCCGAGAAGATGGCGGCCAAGCTGGCGAAGGGCCCCAAGGAGTTCACGCTCGACGACTTCCTGGCGCAGATGGAGCAGGTCCGCAAGATGGGCTCCATCTCCAAGCTGCTCGGCATGCTGCCGGGCATGGGCCAGATGAAGGACCAGATCAACAACCTGGACGAGCGGGATGTGGACCGCACCGCGGCCATCATCAAGTCGATGACCCCCGGCGAGCGCCAGGACCCCACGATCATCAACGGCTCGCGCCGCGCCCGTATCGCCCGCGGTTCCGGCGTCGAGGTGAGCGCGGTCAAGAACCTGGTGGAGCGGTTCTTCGACGCGCGCAAGATGATGTCGAAGATGGCCCAGGGCGGCATGCCGGGGATGCCCGGGATGCCGGGCATGCCGGGCATGGGCGGCGCCAACAAGCGCAAGGGCAAGCAGCAGAAGAAGGCCAAGGGCAAGCAGCGCTCGGGCAACCCCATGAAGCGCAAGGCCGAGGAGCAGGCCGCCGCGGCGCGCCGCGAGCAGGGCGGCGCGTTCGGGCTGCCCAACGGCGACCAGGGCGGCCAGGACTTCGAACTCCCCGACGAGTTCAAGAAGTTCATGGGCTGA
- a CDS encoding methyltransferase domain-containing protein, whose amino-acid sequence MTSTLVRRHRPRPSSSWTTDAHARTRDWAEIQERMLVPLYEAVYERLDVGAGTRLLGLGCGSGLALLIAAARGAAVCGVDTDERRLDLARERLTAADTPDDRARPARLGLGGPESPCVREAAADAAFTVVTAFEPLSALGAGSPGATVSDAASTLAAAAAGTERGGVVVLAGWGPPERCATSGVLRVGARLADPMCAPGREVPPPARWRLCGRDDLEELAARAGLRPDGSGRVACPFGYADMDSAVRGLLSTGLFDAAERATDPIQVRKEITEALHPHQRADGTVWMPNVFRYLICRV is encoded by the coding sequence ATGACATCTACGCTCGTACGGCGGCACCGCCCGCGCCCCTCCTCGTCGTGGACGACGGACGCGCACGCTCGCACCCGCGACTGGGCGGAGATCCAGGAGCGGATGCTGGTCCCGCTGTACGAGGCCGTGTACGAACGGCTGGACGTCGGCGCCGGAACGCGTCTGCTGGGCCTGGGCTGCGGCTCCGGGCTCGCCCTCCTCATCGCGGCCGCGCGCGGCGCCGCGGTCTGCGGAGTGGACACGGACGAGCGGCGCCTGGACCTCGCGCGGGAGCGGCTGACCGCCGCGGACACGCCGGACGACCGGGCGCGGCCCGCCCGGCTGGGCCTCGGCGGCCCGGAGAGCCCCTGTGTGCGGGAGGCCGCGGCGGACGCGGCCTTCACGGTGGTGACCGCCTTCGAGCCGCTGTCGGCCCTGGGCGCGGGGAGCCCAGGTGCGACGGTGTCCGACGCGGCGTCCACGCTCGCGGCCGCCGCGGCCGGAACCGAGCGCGGCGGGGTCGTGGTGCTCGCCGGATGGGGCCCGCCGGAGCGCTGCGCCACCTCCGGGGTGCTGCGGGTGGGCGCCCGGCTCGCCGACCCCATGTGCGCCCCCGGCCGGGAGGTGCCCCCTCCCGCGCGCTGGCGGCTGTGCGGCCGGGACGACCTGGAGGAGCTGGCCGCGCGGGCGGGCCTGCGGCCCGACGGCTCGGGCCGGGTGGCCTGCCCGTTCGGGTACGCCGATATGGACAGCGCGGTGCGCGGGCTGCTGTCGACGGGGCTGTTCGACGCGGCGGAGCGGGCCACGGATCCGATCCAGGTCCGTAAGGAGATCACCGAGGCGCTGCATCCGCATCAGCGGGCGGACGGCACGGTGTGGATGCCGAACGTCTTCCGCTATCTGATCTGCCGGGTCTGA
- the proS gene encoding proline--tRNA ligase, protein MAKAPVLTPQTEDFPRWYQDVINKAELADNGPVRGTMVIRPYGYGLWERMQQDMDARIKAVGVQNAYFPLFIPQSYLAKEADHVEGFAPELAVVTHGGGKELEEPVVVRPTSETIVNEYFSKWVQSYRDLPLLINQWANVVRWELRPRLFLRTTEFLWQEGHTAHTSYEDARDFAARIHREVYARFMEDVLAMDLVLGRKTARERFAGALNTLTLEGMMGDGKALQLGTSHELGQNFARAFHTSYLSKDGEQELVWQTSWGSTTRMVGALVMMHGDDNGLRIPPRLAPIQVVVLAIKGDDAVLAKVREIGELLTAAGVRVHVDDRTDTPFGRRAVDWELKGVPVRVEVGPRDLEGGTAMVARRIPGGKEPVRAELLPELLPKVLEEDQALLLRQARERRKARTTDVTTMEEAAEAAAAGGWARIRWADLGPEGEAALAERSVSVRCLVTEDGAVPDADDAPGNVAFVARAY, encoded by the coding sequence ATGGCTAAGGCTCCCGTGCTCACCCCCCAGACGGAGGACTTCCCCCGCTGGTACCAGGACGTGATCAACAAGGCCGAACTGGCCGACAACGGCCCGGTGCGCGGCACCATGGTGATCCGACCGTACGGGTACGGGCTGTGGGAGCGGATGCAGCAGGACATGGACGCCCGCATCAAGGCGGTCGGCGTCCAGAACGCGTACTTCCCGCTCTTCATCCCGCAGTCGTATCTGGCCAAGGAGGCCGATCACGTCGAGGGGTTCGCGCCGGAGCTCGCGGTCGTCACCCATGGCGGCGGTAAGGAGCTCGAGGAGCCGGTCGTCGTCCGGCCCACCTCCGAGACGATCGTCAACGAGTACTTCTCCAAGTGGGTGCAGAGCTACCGCGATCTGCCGCTGCTGATCAACCAGTGGGCCAATGTGGTGCGTTGGGAGCTGCGGCCGCGGCTGTTCCTGCGGACGACCGAGTTCCTGTGGCAGGAGGGCCACACCGCGCACACCTCGTACGAGGACGCCCGGGACTTCGCCGCCCGCATCCACCGCGAGGTCTACGCCCGGTTCATGGAGGACGTCCTGGCGATGGACCTGGTCCTGGGCCGCAAGACCGCCCGGGAGCGGTTCGCCGGCGCCCTCAACACCCTCACCCTCGAAGGGATGATGGGCGACGGCAAGGCGCTCCAGCTGGGCACCAGCCATGAGCTGGGCCAGAACTTCGCCCGGGCCTTCCACACCAGCTATCTGTCCAAGGACGGTGAGCAGGAGCTGGTCTGGCAGACCTCCTGGGGCAGCACGACCCGGATGGTCGGCGCGCTGGTGATGATGCACGGCGACGACAACGGGCTGCGGATCCCGCCGCGGCTGGCCCCGATCCAGGTCGTGGTGCTGGCGATCAAGGGCGATGACGCGGTGCTCGCCAAGGTCCGCGAGATCGGCGAGCTGCTCACCGCGGCGGGCGTGCGGGTCCACGTCGACGACCGTACGGACACCCCCTTCGGCCGACGCGCGGTCGACTGGGAGCTCAAGGGCGTGCCGGTCCGGGTCGAGGTCGGCCCGCGCGACCTGGAGGGTGGCACCGCGATGGTGGCCAGGCGGATCCCCGGCGGCAAGGAGCCGGTGCGCGCCGAGCTGCTGCCGGAGCTGCTGCCCAAGGTCCTGGAGGAGGACCAGGCGCTGCTGCTGCGGCAGGCCCGTGAGCGCCGTAAGGCGCGCACCACGGACGTGACGACCATGGAGGAGGCCGCCGAGGCCGCGGCCGCGGGCGGCTGGGCCCGCATCCGGTGGGCGGACCTGGGGCCGGAGGGCGAGGCGGCGCTCGCCGAGCGGTCCGTGTCCGTGCGCTGTCTGGTCACCGAGGACGGGGCGGTGCCGGACGCCGACGACGCTCCCGGTAACGTCGCGTTCGTCGCGAGGGCCTACTGA